Part of the Nostoc sp. ATCC 53789 genome, AAACTACGGTTCTCAAGGTAGACGAGCTTTATTGCTACAAATAGGCAACAGAGACATTTATTCTACTTATCATAACTTTCTGGCATACCCACTGGTGATAAGCCTGCGATCGCTCTGAGATTTTGACAACGAATCAACTCAGTAAAATTTAAACCAGAACGCCCTTCAATTTTTGCTACTGCTTCAATTGCTAATAATAGGTGCTGCGCTGCTTCAGCTTCTAAATAACCGCGCCGTTGTGCGATGCGAATTGCTGCTGCATCGGCATTTAACTCTGACTCTTGAGATTTATTAGTGCGCCAAATCCGAAAAGCAGCGATCGCACTTAATCCCCCGGCTATGGCTACACCCACCACATCTGACTGTGATGCTTCTAATAAGCCACCTAACATCCCCACTAGCACGACACCTTGATAAATGTTGGGTTTAAACCACTTCACCCCCGTCAACCAGCTAACCATCTGCAACAGTAGCAAATCTCGTTGCGGCTTGGCTAGGTAACGCCATAAATCGAAATTAATATATATTGGTCGCGTCTGATTCCAGGGTTGAGGAAAGGACGCATCAATCACTTTTGCCTGTTCCGGCTTACTAACGATTTTTGTCGTCATCCGGCCAGAAGCAGGCATTACATCTAATAAACGGCGAATTTCAACATTTGGCTCCATAAATTTAATTATTAGCCATAATGTGCATAGTAATTATTTTAGTTACCATTTGTGTTAACCTTTGATTTGTGAGATGCTCTCGCAATCTTTCTAAATAGTTATTCCATTAGTAAAAATCTCTGTAAATGGCGATTTGTAAATAGTTTAGACAAAGCCATAAGAATATTGATAAAGCAGTTTGATAGTGTGGCGGGATTTTATAGTATCCGTTTGCCCCCAAATTCAAAACCTGAAAGTTTTGGATGACCATTGATATTACTGTAACGATATGGACGCTTTTGCTACCCTCCCGCCTGAATGGACGAATCAGGCAATACACGCTTATGAATTTTGCTGTCCTAATTGCCACTCAACTAGCCGAGAAGCTGAAAAAGTTTGGCTAAATCGGCGATCGCCTGTACTTACAGAAGACCGTCGTCGCAAATGGCAAGAGTTCTATTATTGCCACTGTGGTACTGTGTGGTGGGCTTGGAGTAGCGATCGCCCCCCTAAAGATATATCCAATCAGCCAGATTATAATCCTACATAGCTAATTTTTTTCTAAACAAAACCCCACTTTTAGGTGGGGTTTTGTTTATCTAATTCTGAGATTTATATTTCATCACCAATTTTAGAAGGAGAAAGTAGTACGCAGGGTAGCTACGTATTCAGTGTCGTTAGCGTCGTTGTGTTCTGGATTGAAGATTACCAACAAGCCAGGTGTTACCTGAATATTATCGGAAACCTTGTACTTGTAAAGACCCTCTAAGTGATAAGAGGTATTGTCGTCGAAGGTAGTATTACCAGCGACATTTTTGATGCTACCACCAGTAACTTTGGGTGGTTGACCAAAGATGATACCTAAAACGTTGCCTTCGCCACCAAAGTCTTTCAAAGCAAGCGCTCCAGCCCAATACCAAACGTCTGCATCTGTACCTGCATTAGCACCAGTAATCGCATCAGCAGTTGTATAACCTCCCCAACCACTAATAGCTAAGTTCGGGCTAAATTGGAAGGTAGCTTCTACACCGTAGTTGTTGGATATAGTACGAGTGTTATTCCCAAAGGGATTGTTAGCAAAAATACTACCTGTACTTTGGAAAAGGTTATTGTTAACAGTATTGTTAACAAGATTAGTTTGATAAGTACGAGCGTAAGTTAGACCAATATTAAAGGCTTTGGTGGGTTGGAAAGATAACTGACCAAAGATAGCGTTATCACCATCAAACAACCCATTATTAAGGGTAGGGTCATTAGCAGTTCTAGCTAGATAAGCACCGCTTAAACTGATGGCGCCTTTAGAATTGAAGGTAGCAGTTATACCACTGCCACCTTGACCTTGGCGATATATGGGGCTGAAACGTCCATAGCGTGAGAGCGCACCTCTACCAGAGCTTGCAAAGTCAGAGTTGAAGTTATTGACATTTTCGTATAATTCAGCACCAGTAGCATCAATTTTGACACGTACTGCATCAGTCAAGTTGAAAGCATAGTTGAGTTTATCGATGCTAACGCTGTTGCCAGTATCTCCATCAAAACCCAAGCGGGTCATGTTGGTACCAGTACCAGTACCCAATGCATCATTACCCCGATTGGAGACGATATTGCCAGCATTTAGACGTGTTTCCAACTGGTCTGTACCAGTGAAACTGCTGTACAATTTCAAACGAACGCGATCGCTAAAAGTGGTATTGGAATTCAAGTCTTGAGTAGGATTGCCACCACGAGCGGCTCTAGTGTCACCAAAAACATCAGACACTGCGAAAATTGCTTCTCCAACCAGCTTGGTGGTAGTAGAGAACTGATTAGCTTCCAACTCAGAAGTGCGAGCTTCTAGTCCATCCACACGACCGCGCAGAGTTGCTAATTCAGCAGAATATTCTTCTTGTAAGCGCTGTAAAGTAGCTAAATCTTGTTTGCTGACTAAATCAGCAGTAGCTGTAGCAATCAGTTCGTTAACCCGATCTAAACAGGCATTCAAACCTGCGGCAAATTCATAACGGGTCAAAGCACGATTCCCACGATAGGTACTGTTGGGATAACCTGCAATACAGCCGTAACGCTCAACTAGAGATTGTAAAGCTTGGAATGCCCAATCTGTGGGTTGCACATCTGAAAATTGCGAAACTGATGTTACCTGACTCATACCATTAGAGTCTTGAGCTTCAGATAACTGGGCAGCATTTGTTACTTGTTCGTTGACTTCAGCAGCTAGAGCGCTATTAGCAACAAAAAATGTCGCAGCTACAATAACTGGACTAACCTTAAAAAGATTCCAGAATCGTTTTGTCATGTTTATACTCTCACTCACACCTAAATAACCCGACCACTGTAAAACGCTTATAACACTTTACTTTCGGGAATTCTACACACTAATCACAGACACGATTATACATTACACTCTGTGAATTTTACAAGCAATTCAGCTAACATACTGCTGAACCATAATTTTTAATTAGTTTATTTGGTAAACGCAAAATAATGCGGCGTTTGTGACGTAGAACTGTTCCTTCTTCCTCCAATTGCTGTAAGAGGCGGGTAACTGTTACTCGCGTGGTATTTAATACTTCAGCAATATCTTGATGGGTAACATTTAAATCAATTAGTTTTCCCTTATCTACATCACGTCCAAATTTTTCACTTAACCACACCAAAAATTGCCATAAGCGTAGCGAAATTGGTTTTCGATGCACAATACTTAGTAGATCCTCTGCCTGTTGAATATGGGACAACAAAGCATTAATATCTTGATGCCATAAATGAGGCGGTACAATGCTTACTTCCACGCCTGTGAGACATTCAATTTGGTAGGGCTTGACCCTAGATAAAGGATAGCCAATCAGATCCCCTAATCCCCAATAACCAAGAGTGATGAATGTTCCATCTTCACTCCACGTTAAGGTACGAACTGCACCGTATTCAATACGCCAAAGTACGTCATTTTGAAGTGGAATTACTTCCCTACGGGTAAATATCTGCTGGGGTAATTGTCCGCCGAAAGCAGAGCTATTTGACACGACAGAAGAGTTTGAAGTAGGAGTTGTGGAATATATCATTAACAGTAACTACATAATTATCAGGCAATCTCGATATTTAAAATGATTAAGAAACTCTAATGATTTGTATAAAACAAAATCCACCTGTGTATCTAAATTATGTGTATTTTTACTTGTGAGGGCTAGAGACTAACTCAAAATCTTTTCATTGAAACAACTTCTTGTTTTAGGTATCTATGAGTTAGATAGATACTAATTTTTGTCAGGTGTTTGTCTGTTACTTTAGTTGTGCAAGTTTAAGAATAGGTAAGCTTTTAGTAAAATATTTAGTTAAATTATTTTTATTGAGCAAGTTTTCAACCGAAAAAGGTGGGTTTCGTTCGTTCCCATACGGAGTATGGGAACGAGCGAAACTACATTAACCTAAGTCTTTAAGACTTGTGTATACACCGTAAGTATGTATTGGGGAGGGAAAAAGATTTCTAATTTCCCGTTTTCATAAGCCAATACGCTTGGGTTTAGGCTATGCAGTGCAAAGAATAGGAAACAAAATAAGGAACTCCCTC contains:
- a CDS encoding DUF3318 domain-containing protein; this translates as MEPNVEIRRLLDVMPASGRMTTKIVSKPEQAKVIDASFPQPWNQTRPIYINFDLWRYLAKPQRDLLLLQMVSWLTGVKWFKPNIYQGVVLVGMLGGLLEASQSDVVGVAIAGGLSAIAAFRIWRTNKSQESELNADAAAIRIAQRRGYLEAEAAQHLLLAIEAVAKIEGRSGLNFTELIRCQNLRAIAGLSPVGMPESYDK
- a CDS encoding iron uptake porin, with product MTKRFWNLFKVSPVIVAATFFVANSALAAEVNEQVTNAAQLSEAQDSNGMSQVTSVSQFSDVQPTDWAFQALQSLVERYGCIAGYPNSTYRGNRALTRYEFAAGLNACLDRVNELIATATADLVSKQDLATLQRLQEEYSAELATLRGRVDGLEARTSELEANQFSTTTKLVGEAIFAVSDVFGDTRAARGGNPTQDLNSNTTFSDRVRLKLYSSFTGTDQLETRLNAGNIVSNRGNDALGTGTGTNMTRLGFDGDTGNSVSIDKLNYAFNLTDAVRVKIDATGAELYENVNNFNSDFASSGRGALSRYGRFSPIYRQGQGGSGITATFNSKGAISLSGAYLARTANDPTLNNGLFDGDNAIFGQLSFQPTKAFNIGLTYARTYQTNLVNNTVNNNLFQSTGSIFANNPFGNNTRTISNNYGVEATFQFSPNLAISGWGGYTTADAITGANAGTDADVWYWAGALALKDFGGEGNVLGIIFGQPPKVTGGSIKNVAGNTTFDDNTSYHLEGLYKYKVSDNIQVTPGLLVIFNPEHNDANDTEYVATLRTTFSF
- a CDS encoding Crp/Fnr family transcriptional regulator, translated to MIYSTTPTSNSSVVSNSSAFGGQLPQQIFTRREVIPLQNDVLWRIEYGAVRTLTWSEDGTFITLGYWGLGDLIGYPLSRVKPYQIECLTGVEVSIVPPHLWHQDINALLSHIQQAEDLLSIVHRKPISLRLWQFLVWLSEKFGRDVDKGKLIDLNVTHQDIAEVLNTTRVTVTRLLQQLEEEGTVLRHKRRIILRLPNKLIKNYGSAVC